In the genome of Hippoglossus hippoglossus isolate fHipHip1 chromosome 12, fHipHip1.pri, whole genome shotgun sequence, one region contains:
- the tmc2a gene encoding transmembrane channel-like protein 2-A — MPRKSEVVQMDDVGIDVDGDLSDSDDGATQRRGNRRPAAGRGGAKGRGRGKKPASEDEEDEEEDEAPRGRRGANRKKPAKKRGGKDDDDEDESEDEAPKRKRGGAANKRRGGKAQDSDEEDSDDGKGKKGKKGGGRKGGKEEESKGKKGDAKGKDKGKDKGKDKEDDKDKKKKKKKKDDSSSDSSSDSDEEESMSEGEMGRLMEEVEEKKKLIATIRNKPWRMKRRLTHLREAQQFVDKFEGALGKGKGRKWYAYKVMMTKKWIKFQRDFENFRTACIPWERKIKEVESHFGSSVASYFIFLRWMYGMNLVLFGFTFGLVVIPEVLMGLPYGSIPRKTVPRAEQPTAQDYSVLMDFNGYCKYSVLFYGFYNDQRTIGLLKFRLPLSYLMVGIGSFGYSLMVVIRTMAKNADVGGGDGEEGEFTFAWKMFTSWDYLIGNSETADNKYASITTSFKESIVDEQENQKDENIHLRRFLRVLANFMILCSLGGSGYLIYFVVKRSQEFASRTDLSWYEKNELEIIMSLLGLVCPPLFETIAELEDYHPRIALKWQLGRIFALFLGNLYTFLFALFDEVNNKLEQEDSIRNASLWAVKEYYANFTRYINDSEVTPPPMDPSDIIRGPCWETAVGIEFVKLTVSDIQVTYLTILIGDFARAVIVRFLNYCWCWDLEAGFPSYGEFDISGNVLGLVFNQGMIWMGAFYAPGLVGINVLRLLSSMYYQCWAVMATNVPHERVFKASKSNNFYMGLLLLILFLSLLPVVYTIMTLPPSFDCGPFSGKPKMFDVIMETIDLDLPAFLGTLFSYAANPGLIIPAVLLMVLAIYYLNSVSEAYMNSNMELKKKMQMARDEEKNRRNNTDSTNQVMKDLEDLLPNGSLAPPAPPPQPEKPPEQEPRPTRTKPGKGVNLQKDVTLASPNPNVQSPVSRPPGPRGAGPMPGPGRGRGRGRGAPPR, encoded by the exons ATGCCAAGAAAAAGTGAGGTGGTTCAAATGGACGACG TCGGGATCGACGTCGATGGAGATTTGAGTGACAGTGACG ATGGCGCCACCCAGAGGAGAGGGAACAGAAGACCGGCGGCTGGAAGAGGAGGTGCAAAGGGAAGAGGCCGAGGCAAGAAACCAGCCAGCGAGGAcgaagaagacgaggaggaagatgaagctCCCAGGGGACGCAGAGGTGCAAACAGGAAGAAGCCCGCCAAGAAACGTGGCGGCAAGGACGACGATGATGAAGACGAGAGCGAGGACGAAGCGCCCAAGAGGAAACGAGGAGGAGCGGCCAATAAGAGAAGAGGAGGCAAAGCTCAGGACAGCGATGAGGAGGATAGTGATGATgggaaaggaaagaagggaaagaagggaggagggaggaaaggagggaaggaggaggagagtaagGGTAAGAAGGGGGACGCCAAAGGGAAGGACAAGGGGAAGGACAAGGGGAAAGACAAGGAGGACGAcaaggacaagaagaagaagaagaagaaaaaggacgACAG ttcaTCCGACTCCAGCTCCGACTCCGACGAGGAGGAGTCCATGTCAGAGGGCGAGATGGGCCgactgatggaggaggtggaggagaaaaagaaactgatCGCCACAATCAGGAACAAGCCGTGGAGGATGAAGCGGCGCCTCACGCACCTCAG GGAGGCTCAACAGTTTGTGGATAAGTTCGAAGGCGCTCTggggaaaggaaaagggaggaagtgGTACGCCTACAAAGTGATGATGACAAAG aaATGGATCAAGTTTCAAAGGGATTTTGAGAATTTCCGGACGGCCTGTATCCCCTGGGAGAGGAAGATCAAGGAGGTGGAAA GTCACTTTGGGTCCTCGGTGGCGTCTTACTTCATCTTCCTGCGCTGGATGTACGGCATGAACCTCGTCCTGTTCGGCTTCACCTTCGGCCTGGTGGTCATCCCCGAG gttCTGATGGGACTTCCCTATGGTTCGATTCCCAGGAAAACTGTCCCCAGAGCCGAGCAGCCCACCGCTCAGGACTACTCCGTCCTCATGGACTTCAAT GGCTACTGCAAATACTCGGTCCTGTTCTACGGATTTTACAACGACCAGAGGACCATCGGCTTGTTGAAGTTCCGGCTGCCTCTGTCCTATCTCATGGTCGGGATCGGCAGCTTCGGCTACAGCCTGATGGTCGTGATTCGCAC AATGGCGAAGAACGCTGACGTCGGGGGTGGAGACGGGGAGGAAGGAGAGTTCACATTTGCCTGGAAGATGTTCACCAGCTGGGATTACCTCATCGGCAACTCAGAGACCGCCGACAACAAGTACGcctccatcaccaccagctTCAAG GAGTCGATAGTGGACGAGCAGGAGAACCAGAAGGACGAGAACATTCACCTGCGGAGGTTCCTCAGGGTCCTGGCGAACTTCATGATCCTCTGCAGCCTCGGCGGCAGCGGCTACCTCATCTACTTTGTGGTGAAGAGGTCTCAGGAGTTCGCCTCCAGGACCGACCTCAGCTGGTACGAGAAGAACGAG TTGGAGATCATCATGTCTCTGCTGGGTCTGGTGTGTCCTCCTCTGTTTGAGACCATCGCTGAGCTGGAGGACTACCACCCTCGAATCGCCCTCAAGTGGCAGCTGGGACGCATCTTCGCCCTCTTCCTGGGAAACCTCTACACCTTCCTGTTCGCTCTGTTCGACGAGGTCAACAACAAG CTGGAACAAGAGGACTCCATAAGGAACGCCTCCCTCTGGGCCGTGAAGGAATACTACGCCAACTTCACCCGTTACATCAACGACTCCGAGGTCACCCCTCCTCCCATGGATCCGTCTGACATCATCCGAGGACCCTGCTGGGAAACTGCCGTCGGCATT GAGTTTGTGAAGCTGACGGTGTCGGACATCCAGGTGACCTACCTGACGATTCTGATCGGAGACTTCGCCAGAGCCGTCATCGTCCGCTTCCTGAACTACTGCTGGTGCTGGGACCTGGAGGCCGGATTT CCGTCGTATGGAGAGTTCGACATCAGTGGAAATGTTCTCGGATTAGTTTTCAATCAAGGGATGATCTG GATGGGGGCTTTTTACGCTCCCGGGCTGGTCGGCATCAACGTGCTCCGCCTCCTCAGCTCCATGTACTACCAGTGCTGGGCCGTGATGGCCACCAACGTCCCCCACGAGAGAGTCTTCAAGGCCTCCAAGTCCAACAACTTCTACATGGgtctgctgctcctcatcctcttcctcagcctGCTGCCGGTGGTCTACACCATCATGACCCTGCCGCCCTCGTTCGACTGTGGACCCTTCAGCGGGAAGCCCAAGATGTTCGACGTGATCATGGAGACGATCGACCTGGACCTGCCCGCCTTCCTGGGGACGCTCTTCAGCTACGCAGCCAACCCGGGCCTCATCATCCCAGCTGTGCTGCTCATGGT ACTGGCCATCTACTACCTGAACTCCGTGTCTGAGGCCTACATGAACTCCAACatggagctgaagaagaagatgcagaTG GCCCGGGACGAGGAGAAGAACCGGAGGAACAACACAGACAGCACCAATCAGGTCATGAAAGACCTGGAGGACCTGCTGCCCAACGGCTCCCTCGCCCCCCCGGCTCCTCCACCACAGCCTG AAAAACCACCGGAGCAAGAACCAAGGCCGACCAGGACGAAGCCCGGTAAAGGAGTCAACCTGCAGAAAGACGTGACTCTGGCATCACCCAACCCCAACGTGCAGAGCCCAGTGAGTCGGCCTCCGGGGCCCAGAGGAGCGGGGCCGATGCCGGGTCCAGGCCGGGGCCGGGGCCGCGGCAGAGGGGCCCCTCCGAGATAA
- the LOC117771672 gene encoding AN1-type zinc finger protein 5-like, with protein MAQETNQSPVPMLCATGCGFYGNPRTNGMCSVCHKEHLSRQNNGGLSSLSSLGSHSGSAEASAIQRLEATLNNAAAAAVAAAEEAAKAAAAAEAVAAEALSGVSSAISMTQQMTEMSLSCEERGASGSRTELVEPVVSQPTVSSSHPSTAGSDESETPEPPKPKKNRCFLCRKKIGLTGFDCRCGNLFCGIHRYSDKHNCPYDYKAEAAAKIRKENPVCVADKIQRI; from the exons ATGGCCCAGGAGACCAATCAGAGCCCAGTTCCTATGCTCTGTGCCACTGGCTGTGGTTTCTATGGCAACCCTAGGACAAATGGCATGTGCTCTGTGTGCCACAAGGAACACCTGTCCAGACAGAACAATGGAGGACTCAGTTCTTTGAGTTCTTTGG GCAGCCACAGTGGCTCAGCGGAGGCGTCTGCCATCCAGAGGTTAGAGGCCACCTTGAACAATGCTGCAGCCGCCGCGGtcgctgcagcagaggaggcggCCAaggccgctgccgctgctgagGCTGTCGCCGCCGAGGCGCTCAG TGGGGTTTCGTCGGCCATTTCTATGACACAGCAGATGACGGAGATGAGTCTCtcctgtgaggagagaggagcatcAGGGAGCAGAACAGAGCTCGTTGAGCCAG TGGTGAGTCAACCCACAGTCTCATCCTCCCACCCGTCCACTGCTGGCAGTGACGAGTCCGAAACCCCAGAGCCCCCGAAACCCAAGAAGAATCGCTGCTTTTTGTGCCGTAAAAAGATCGGCCTCACAG GTTTCGATTGCCGCTGTGGGAATCTGTTTTGTGGAATTCACCGTTACTCCGACAAGCACAACTGCCCGTACGACTACAAAGCCGAAGCTGCCGCCAAGATTCGCAAAGAGAACCCCGTGTGCGTCGCTGACAAGATCCAGAGAATATGA